From a region of the Neobacillus niacini genome:
- a CDS encoding extracellular solute-binding protein, with the protein MKKFKKYFCLMSGVALTLSLAACGPQDDAKGGDTKEADKPKELLVWEDIMKGEGIKDAIAKFEKENDVKVKMVEKQYTKQIEDLRLDGPAGTGPDVLTMPSDQIGTAVTEGLIKELDVDDATQGIYTEAAMDAQKVEGKVYGLPKAVETTMLFYNKDLISEDQLPTTLEGWYDYSKGVANGEKFGFLALFDQIYYANSVLSGYGGYIFGQDDNGSYDPTDIGLNNAGAIEGAQYIQKFYKEGLFPAGIVGEQGINVIESLFTEGKATAIISGPWNIEPFTKAGVNFGVQKLPELGNGKNMQAFIGVKSYNVSSYSKNPELAEKFVEFISNEENSKTRYEITKEVPAVASLANDPVVTESPAAKAVAEQSKFSVLMPNIPQMNEVWAPADSALQTIATGKAQPKEALDQAVETIKGQIEAKHGKK; encoded by the coding sequence ATGAAAAAGTTTAAAAAATATTTTTGCCTTATGAGCGGTGTTGCTTTAACTTTATCTTTAGCAGCATGTGGACCACAGGATGACGCTAAAGGCGGAGACACAAAAGAAGCAGATAAACCGAAAGAGTTACTTGTTTGGGAAGACATTATGAAGGGTGAAGGTATTAAAGACGCCATTGCCAAGTTTGAAAAAGAAAATGATGTAAAAGTAAAAATGGTAGAAAAACAATATACAAAACAAATAGAGGACTTACGTCTTGATGGACCAGCAGGTACAGGTCCAGACGTTCTTACTATGCCAAGTGACCAGATTGGTACAGCTGTTACTGAAGGGTTAATCAAAGAATTAGATGTGGATGATGCAACTCAAGGAATTTATACAGAAGCTGCAATGGATGCACAAAAGGTTGAAGGTAAGGTTTATGGATTACCGAAAGCTGTAGAAACAACAATGCTTTTCTACAATAAAGACCTAATCTCTGAGGACCAGCTGCCGACTACTCTTGAAGGATGGTATGACTATTCTAAAGGTGTTGCGAATGGTGAAAAGTTTGGTTTCCTAGCACTATTTGATCAAATCTACTATGCAAACAGTGTATTAAGCGGATATGGCGGTTACATCTTTGGTCAAGATGACAACGGCAGTTACGATCCAACTGATATCGGACTAAATAATGCTGGTGCCATTGAGGGTGCACAATATATCCAAAAGTTCTATAAAGAAGGTTTATTCCCAGCAGGTATTGTTGGTGAACAAGGTATTAATGTAATCGAATCATTGTTTACTGAAGGAAAAGCTACGGCGATTATTTCTGGTCCATGGAATATCGAGCCATTTACAAAAGCAGGCGTTAACTTCGGTGTACAAAAATTACCTGAGCTTGGAAATGGTAAGAACATGCAAGCATTTATTGGTGTAAAAAGCTATAACGTAAGTTCTTATTCTAAAAACCCTGAGCTTGCTGAAAAGTTTGTTGAATTTATTTCAAACGAAGAAAACTCTAAAACAAGATATGAAATTACGAAGGAAGTTCCAGCTGTAGCATCTTTGGCTAATGATCCTGTTGTTACTGAAAGCCCTGCTGCAAAAGCTGTTGCTGAACAATCTAAATTCTCAGTATTAATGCCTAATATTCCTCAAATGAACGAAGTTTGGGCACCTGCTGATTCTGCCCTGCAAACAATTGCAACTGGTAAAGCTCAACCAAAAGAAGCATTAGATCAAGCGGTTGAAACCATCAAAGGTCAAATTGAAGCAAAACATGGTAAAAAATAA
- a CDS encoding carbohydrate ABC transporter permease, translating into MQHRTIAPLLSIIPGLGQFYNKQWVKGLVFLILGASFVVAFGDLLNMGFWGLFTLGTEVPRDNSIFLLAEGIIALIVSAFGLGIYYWNLKDAYKNGKLRDENFPVTSLKSEYQNLIGQGYPYLISGPSLFLLIFAVIFPILFSFALAFTNYDLYHSPPANLADWVGLETFAEIFTVDIWRSTFFDVLAWTVIWTLVASSLQVSLGVFLAIVVNQKEVRFKKFFRTILVLPWAVPGFVTILIFAGLFNDSFGAINNDILAFFGMNPIPWMTDEKWARVALILMQGWLGFPYIFIVTTGVLQSIPEDLYEAATIDGASIFAKFKNITMPMILIAMAPIVITQFTFNFNNFNIIYLFNGGGPAVAGSTAGGTDILVSWIYKLTMQSSQYSLAAALTILLSIFVIGIALWQFRRTNSFKEGA; encoded by the coding sequence GTGCAACATCGTACGATAGCCCCGCTTTTATCTATCATACCTGGACTAGGCCAGTTTTATAATAAGCAATGGGTGAAGGGTCTTGTGTTCCTTATTCTTGGTGCTTCGTTTGTGGTCGCATTTGGAGACCTATTGAATATGGGGTTTTGGGGACTCTTTACCTTAGGAACGGAAGTACCTCGCGATAACTCCATCTTTCTTTTAGCAGAAGGAATTATTGCTTTAATTGTTTCTGCCTTTGGACTAGGTATTTATTATTGGAATCTTAAAGATGCATATAAAAATGGAAAGCTGCGAGATGAAAATTTCCCTGTCACTTCACTGAAGAGTGAATATCAAAATTTAATTGGACAAGGATATCCTTACTTAATTAGTGGTCCATCACTGTTTTTATTAATTTTTGCGGTAATCTTTCCGATTTTGTTTAGTTTCGCATTAGCGTTTACCAATTATGATTTGTACCATTCGCCACCTGCAAACTTAGCCGATTGGGTGGGCCTAGAAACGTTTGCGGAAATCTTCACGGTTGATATTTGGCGTTCCACGTTCTTTGATGTTTTAGCGTGGACGGTTATTTGGACGCTTGTAGCATCATCTTTACAAGTAAGTCTTGGTGTTTTCTTAGCGATTGTAGTGAATCAAAAGGAAGTACGCTTCAAGAAATTCTTCCGTACTATTTTGGTGTTACCATGGGCGGTGCCTGGGTTTGTAACAATCCTAATCTTTGCAGGACTATTTAATGATAGTTTTGGTGCGATCAACAATGATATTTTAGCGTTTTTTGGGATGAATCCTATCCCGTGGATGACAGATGAGAAGTGGGCGAGGGTCGCACTAATCCTTATGCAGGGATGGCTTGGATTCCCTTATATCTTCATCGTAACAACAGGTGTCCTTCAGTCGATTCCTGAGGATTTATACGAAGCGGCAACCATTGATGGTGCCTCCATTTTTGCTAAATTTAAGAATATTACGATGCCAATGATTTTAATTGCGATGGCACCGATTGTCATTACGCAGTTTACCTTTAACTTTAATAACTTTAATATTATTTATCTTTTCAATGGCGGTGGTCCTGCGGTGGCTGGATCAACAGCTGGCGGAACCGACATCTTAGTGTCATGGATCTATAAACTGACAATGCAATCAAGTCAATACTCGCTTGCCGCAGCCTTAACGATTTTATTATCAATCTTCGTTATCGGTATCGCCTTATGGCAATTTAGACGTACAAATTCATTCAAGGAGGGGGCATAA
- a CDS encoding sugar ABC transporter permease, whose product MQTTMKTNRFVRLFFTYALLLFMTVLIIYPLLWTVGASFNPGNSLISTSIIPKNPTLEHYKELFAGKESLQYGKWYLNSLKISIFTMLGSMITVSFTAYAFSRFRFKGRKNALMLFLLLQMIPQFAALIALFVLAQILGMMNSHWLLILLYIGGQIPMNTYLMKGYMDSIPMDLDESAKIDGASNTRIFWQIILPLSRPMLAVVAMNGFTGPLGDFVLSSVILRTPDSFTLPIGLYKLVNDVMGASYTTFAAGAILISIPIAITFLLLQKQFVSGLTAGGTKG is encoded by the coding sequence ATGCAGACAACTATGAAAACCAACCGATTCGTTCGTCTATTTTTTACCTATGCCCTGCTGCTTTTTATGACTGTGCTGATTATTTATCCTTTACTTTGGACCGTAGGGGCAAGCTTTAACCCAGGTAACAGTTTAATCAGTACCTCGATAATCCCGAAAAACCCAACTCTTGAGCATTATAAAGAGTTATTTGCGGGAAAAGAAAGTCTTCAATATGGTAAATGGTATTTAAACTCTTTGAAAATCAGCATTTTTACCATGCTGGGGTCAATGATCACGGTATCGTTTACAGCTTATGCTTTTTCACGTTTTCGCTTTAAAGGAAGAAAAAATGCATTAATGTTGTTTCTGTTATTACAAATGATTCCTCAATTTGCTGCGTTAATCGCACTGTTTGTATTAGCGCAAATTCTTGGGATGATGAATAGTCATTGGTTATTAATCCTTCTCTATATTGGCGGACAAATACCGATGAATACCTATCTAATGAAGGGCTACATGGATTCGATTCCAATGGATTTAGATGAAAGCGCAAAGATTGACGGCGCCAGCAACACTCGAATCTTTTGGCAAATTATCCTGCCATTATCAAGACCGATGTTAGCGGTTGTAGCAATGAATGGATTCACAGGTCCGCTTGGGGATTTCGTTTTATCATCGGTTATTCTGAGAACACCTGATTCTTTCACATTACCAATTGGATTATATAAATTAGTGAACGATGTAATGGGTGCGAGTTATACAACATTCGCAGCCGGTGCGATTTTAATTAGTATTCCAATTGCGATTACCTTCTTGCTGCTGCAAAAGCAATTCGTTTCTGGCTTAACTGCAGGTGGTACGAAAGGGTAA
- a CDS encoding 6-phospho-beta-glucosidase, with product MSSQTRKFPDGFLWGGAVAANQLEGAYQEDGKGLSTADVSPNGIMNPPDFSMTQFNLYHEGIDFYHKYKEDIALFAEMGFKAFRFSIAWTRIFPNGDDQEPNEKGLQFYDDMIDELRRYNIEPVVTISHYEMPLGLVKNYGGWKNRQVVNFYEKFARTIFTRYKDKVRFWMTFNEINVLLHAPFTGGGLLFEDDQKNEQDIYQAAHHQFVASALAVKAGHEIIPVSQIGCMIASMITYPYSSRPDDMFAALTQDRKTLFFSDVQSRGYYPTYMSNYFIENNIDFKMEDGDLELLQENTVDYIGFSYYMSFVASTAPEHEAARTAGNLFEGVKNPYLQASEWGWQIDPKGLRTVCNQLYDRYQKPLFIVENGLGAVDKVEEDGSINDDYRIEYLREHIKEMKNAIGDGVEIMGYTSWGPIDLVSASTAELKKRYGYIYVDRDSQGQGSNERIKKKSFDWYKQIIATNGEDL from the coding sequence TTGAGTTCACAAACTAGAAAATTCCCAGATGGTTTTTTATGGGGTGGAGCGGTAGCCGCTAACCAATTGGAGGGTGCCTATCAGGAAGACGGAAAAGGGCTGTCCACTGCAGATGTTTCACCGAATGGAATCATGAATCCTCCTGATTTTTCAATGACTCAATTTAATTTGTATCATGAAGGTATCGATTTTTACCATAAATACAAAGAAGATATTGCCTTATTTGCCGAAATGGGATTCAAGGCGTTCCGTTTCTCGATTGCCTGGACACGTATCTTTCCTAACGGCGATGACCAAGAGCCTAACGAAAAGGGCCTTCAATTTTACGACGATATGATTGATGAGTTACGCCGATATAATATTGAACCCGTTGTGACAATTTCTCACTATGAAATGCCGCTTGGGCTTGTTAAAAATTACGGCGGTTGGAAAAATCGTCAAGTCGTTAATTTTTATGAAAAATTTGCTCGTACCATTTTTACTCGTTATAAAGATAAGGTAAGATTTTGGATGACCTTTAATGAAATTAACGTTCTCCTTCATGCACCGTTTACTGGCGGCGGGCTGCTTTTTGAAGATGATCAAAAGAACGAACAGGACATTTACCAAGCGGCCCATCATCAATTTGTCGCAAGTGCTCTCGCCGTAAAAGCCGGGCATGAAATTATTCCGGTATCCCAGATTGGCTGTATGATTGCGTCGATGATCACCTATCCGTATAGCTCAAGACCAGACGATATGTTTGCAGCCTTAACACAGGACCGAAAAACCTTATTCTTTTCCGATGTACAATCAAGAGGCTATTATCCAACCTATATGTCGAATTATTTTATCGAAAATAATATTGATTTCAAAATGGAGGATGGCGATTTAGAGCTTCTACAGGAAAATACTGTGGATTACATTGGCTTTAGCTATTATATGTCATTTGTGGCGAGTACCGCACCAGAGCACGAAGCTGCAAGAACAGCCGGAAATCTGTTCGAAGGGGTGAAAAACCCTTATCTACAAGCCTCAGAGTGGGGTTGGCAAATCGACCCGAAAGGCTTAAGAACGGTATGTAATCAGTTATATGACCGCTATCAAAAACCGTTATTTATTGTTGAAAATGGACTTGGTGCAGTCGACAAAGTGGAGGAAGACGGTAGTATTAATGATGATTACCGTATTGAATACCTACGCGAGCATATCAAGGAAATGAAAAATGCCATTGGCGACGGGGTCGAAATTATGGGGTATACGTCATGGGGACCAATCGACCTTGTGAGTGCCTCGACTGCAGAGCTGAAAAAACGCTATGGATACATTTATGTCGACCGTGATAGCCAAGGGCAAGGTTCAAATGAAAGGATTAAGAAGAAAAGCTTTGATTGGTATAAACAGATTATTGCTACCAATGGAGAGGACCTTTAA
- a CDS encoding glycosyl hydrolase 53 family protein, with amino-acid sequence MGKRSGRIVAMFLAFLMVFSSLLINIKPANAAALPSLVNGGFESDFWDDGSWKVEAPVWNHLDLQYFSYSGDPYIKKDEGEHAFKYWIKETASETQSFTVKQTLAKLPAGSYELSIHSMGGAGAEAGSVKLFAGNQMTNAAATTGYNNWGTITLNFEVSEEVSNFEVGAIVSGAPKAWGYLDSVTLKSLNASVPDPVDADIFVERVEGISKDFIKGVDVSSIVSLENSGVTFKNEAGAEQDIFKTLADSGVNYVRVRVWNDPFDAAGNGYGGGNNDLATAIEIGKRATANGMKLLVDFHYSDFWADPAKQQAPKAWANLSFEDKKTALYNYTKESLEAMKAAGINIGMVQVGNETNGGVAGEKDWTKVSALFNEGSKAIRAVDSTILVAVHFTNPETAGRYASLAKTLHDNGVDYDVFASSYYPFWHGTLSNLTAVLKNVADTYGKKVMVAETSYAYTAEDGDGHGNTAPKDSGQVLNYPITVQGQANSVRDVIQAVANVGEAGIGVFYWEPAWLPVGPATQFEQNKAIWEKYGSGWATSFAGEYDPHDAGAWYGGSAVDNQALFDFTGKPLPSLNVFNYVDTGAVAPLKIDEIKDVTVSAILGEEITLPETVTVTYNNGTIGSTSVTWDAPALEQAINSGAGKYVIEGVVEGGATVKAHLTINPKNYVVNPGFENSDRAMWKVSYGNGTQPHTSFQKKASDAKSGEYALHFYSDKGVDFKVEQTITGLEPGYYNLSMFLQGGEAANPEMYLFAKTGEKELKANTSVNGWVNWSNPQIKEILVLDGTITIGASIKANAGAWGTLDDFYLYRVDGDTKAPVTEAVLSGQDRNGWYNESVNVTLNALDDKSGVAKTEYKLNTGNWQTYQGSFDVSAEGENVVQYRSTDLLGNIEEVQSVTVKIDKSAPTLNVSFNTSVLTDRNHALIPIKALVEGADTLSGLERIELVSITSNQPGNGKGDGDTLHDIQGADFGTFDTDFLLRAERSGSGDRVYTVTYKAWDHTGNSVIQSNQIIVKLNNSKK; translated from the coding sequence ATGGGAAAACGAAGTGGCAGAATTGTAGCAATGTTTTTAGCGTTTTTAATGGTGTTTAGTTCATTATTGATCAACATCAAACCCGCAAATGCAGCAGCTTTACCGTCTTTGGTGAATGGGGGATTTGAATCAGATTTTTGGGATGATGGATCATGGAAAGTTGAAGCACCTGTTTGGAATCATCTTGATTTACAATACTTCTCCTATTCCGGAGATCCATATATTAAGAAGGATGAAGGTGAGCATGCATTTAAATATTGGATTAAAGAAACAGCAAGCGAAACCCAATCATTTACTGTTAAGCAGACTCTAGCAAAACTTCCAGCTGGAAGCTACGAACTATCAATCCATTCTATGGGTGGTGCAGGTGCGGAAGCGGGATCTGTAAAACTATTTGCTGGAAATCAAATGACAAATGCAGCAGCAACTACAGGCTATAATAACTGGGGAACAATCACGCTGAATTTTGAGGTTAGTGAAGAAGTTTCAAATTTTGAGGTGGGTGCCATTGTGAGTGGTGCACCAAAGGCTTGGGGCTATTTAGATAGCGTAACGTTAAAGTCGCTGAATGCTAGCGTCCCTGATCCAGTGGATGCTGATATTTTTGTTGAAAGAGTAGAAGGTATCAGTAAGGACTTTATTAAAGGTGTAGACGTTTCGAGTATAGTTTCATTAGAAAACAGTGGCGTAACATTTAAAAACGAAGCAGGCGCAGAACAAGATATTTTTAAGACATTAGCAGATTCGGGTGTCAATTATGTACGTGTTCGCGTCTGGAACGATCCATTTGATGCTGCTGGAAACGGTTATGGCGGTGGAAACAACGATTTAGCAACTGCGATTGAAATTGGGAAAAGAGCAACAGCAAATGGAATGAAGTTATTAGTAGACTTCCATTACTCTGATTTCTGGGCGGACCCTGCTAAACAGCAAGCACCAAAGGCTTGGGCAAACTTAAGTTTTGAAGATAAGAAAACCGCTTTATACAACTATACAAAAGAAAGCCTAGAAGCGATGAAGGCTGCAGGAATTAACATTGGTATGGTTCAGGTTGGGAATGAAACAAATGGTGGAGTTGCAGGAGAGAAGGATTGGACAAAGGTTAGTGCACTCTTCAATGAGGGTAGTAAAGCGATTAGAGCCGTAGATTCTACTATTTTAGTAGCGGTACATTTTACAAATCCGGAAACTGCAGGAAGATATGCCTCTTTAGCAAAAACACTTCATGATAACGGAGTAGACTATGATGTCTTTGCCAGCTCTTATTATCCATTCTGGCATGGTACCTTAAGCAATTTAACGGCTGTTCTGAAAAATGTTGCCGATACCTATGGCAAAAAGGTAATGGTCGCTGAAACCTCTTATGCGTATACAGCTGAAGATGGAGATGGCCACGGAAACACAGCACCGAAGGATTCCGGTCAGGTATTAAATTACCCGATTACTGTTCAAGGCCAAGCGAATTCGGTTAGAGACGTAATCCAAGCAGTTGCTAATGTTGGAGAAGCGGGAATTGGTGTGTTTTATTGGGAACCGGCATGGCTTCCAGTCGGTCCAGCTACTCAGTTTGAGCAAAATAAGGCAATCTGGGAAAAGTATGGTTCTGGCTGGGCAACTAGCTTCGCTGGGGAATATGATCCACATGATGCAGGTGCGTGGTATGGCGGAAGTGCAGTAGATAACCAAGCTTTGTTTGATTTCACTGGTAAACCATTACCTTCATTAAACGTGTTTAACTATGTTGATACGGGAGCAGTTGCACCGTTAAAAATCGATGAAATTAAAGATGTTACCGTAAGTGCAATTCTAGGAGAAGAAATTACTTTACCTGAAACCGTAACAGTTACCTATAATAATGGAACAATAGGCTCGACTTCTGTTACTTGGGATGCACCTGCACTTGAACAAGCGATCAACAGCGGTGCTGGAAAGTATGTAATTGAAGGCGTAGTTGAAGGTGGAGCGACTGTAAAAGCACATCTTACCATCAATCCTAAAAATTATGTGGTAAACCCTGGCTTTGAAAATAGTGATCGAGCAATGTGGAAGGTTAGTTATGGAAATGGAACTCAGCCACATACTTCATTCCAAAAAAAGGCTTCAGACGCGAAATCAGGAGAATATGCTTTACATTTTTACTCAGATAAAGGTGTGGATTTCAAAGTAGAGCAAACCATTACAGGTTTAGAACCAGGTTATTACAACCTTTCAATGTTCCTGCAAGGTGGGGAAGCAGCGAACCCAGAAATGTACTTGTTTGCGAAAACTGGCGAAAAAGAACTAAAAGCCAATACCTCCGTAAACGGCTGGGTAAATTGGAGCAATCCTCAAATCAAGGAGATCCTTGTTCTAGATGGAACCATTACCATCGGGGCAAGTATCAAAGCAAACGCAGGTGCATGGGGTACATTAGATGATTTCTATTTATATCGCGTGGATGGTGACACCAAGGCACCCGTAACGGAGGCGGTCCTTTCTGGGCAAGACCGTAATGGATGGTATAACGAGAGTGTAAATGTTACTCTGAATGCTTTAGATGATAAATCTGGTGTTGCAAAAACAGAGTATAAACTTAATACCGGTAATTGGCAAACCTATCAGGGGTCATTTGATGTAAGTGCTGAAGGAGAAAATGTGGTTCAGTACAGAAGTACAGATCTCTTAGGTAACATTGAAGAAGTTCAATCTGTTACAGTAAAAATCGATAAAAGTGCTCCAACATTGAATGTGTCGTTTAATACGAGCGTCCTAACCGATCGAAACCATGCGCTTATTCCAATTAAAGCGTTGGTTGAAGGCGCAGATACTCTTTCAGGGCTAGAGAGAATTGAACTAGTATCCATTACAAGTAATCAACCAGGAAACGGAAAAGGTGATGGGGATACACTCCATGATATTCAGGGAGCAGACTTTGGAACCTTTGATACTGATTTTCTACTAAGAGCAGAGAGAAGTGGAAGCGGGGATAGAGTTTATACTGTAACCTACAAGGCATGGGATCATACCGGAAATTCTGTGATCCAATCCAATCAGATTATTGTAAAGCTTAATAATTCGAAAAAATAA
- a CDS encoding beta-galactosidase: MSKHEKTYVTKADFMLHGGDYNPDQWLDRPDILEDDIKLMQKSHTNTFSVGIFAWAALEPEEGVYNFEWLDKVIDDIYSINGRVILATPSGARPAWMSQKYPEVLRVNGSRVKMLHGGRHNHCFTSPVYREKTQKINRLLAERYGNHPALLMWHISNEYGGECHCDLCQDAFRGWLKKKYNNDLKSLNDAWWGPFWSHTFTDWSQIESPSSIGESMVHGLNLDWRRFVTDQTIDFFENEIVPIKELTPEVPITTNFMADTHELIPFQALDYSKFAKHLDVISWDAYPAWHNDWESTADLAMRVGFIDDLYRSLKQQPFLLMESTPSMVNWHPVNKAKRPGMHMLASMQMVAHGSDSVLYFQWRKSRGSSEKFHGAVVDHDNSSENRVFQEVAEVGKTLEKLSDIVGTNRPAEVAIFYDWESNWALNDAQGYGLETKRYPQTLVQHYRAFWEKDIPVDVITKEQDFSNYKLLIIPMLYLVSEETIARLKAFVAGGGTLVTTYISGIVNEHDLTYTGGWHKDLQDIFGINPVETDTYYPSDRNAVAYRNQSYELKDYATIIKVGKATVEATYTDDFYAGTPAVTSNKYQGGKAYYIGGRLEDQFQRDFYQELINDLSLEPAFKVNHGLGVSVQVRQSVESDYVFVMNFTEEKQPITIETPVTDHLTGEELSGEFTLEKYEVRILEKRK, encoded by the coding sequence ATGTCTAAACATGAAAAAACTTACGTGACGAAGGCTGACTTTATGCTGCACGGCGGAGACTATAATCCGGACCAATGGTTAGACCGTCCAGATATATTAGAAGACGATATTAAATTAATGCAGAAGAGCCATACGAATACATTCTCGGTCGGAATTTTTGCGTGGGCGGCACTTGAGCCGGAAGAAGGTGTCTACAACTTTGAGTGGCTTGATAAAGTGATCGATGACATCTATAGCATTAATGGCCGAGTGATTTTGGCGACACCAAGCGGGGCTAGACCTGCTTGGATGTCACAAAAATACCCTGAGGTACTGCGTGTGAATGGTTCACGAGTTAAAATGCTGCATGGCGGCAGGCACAATCACTGTTTTACTTCGCCTGTTTATCGTGAAAAAACGCAGAAGATTAATCGTTTGCTGGCAGAACGTTATGGGAATCATCCAGCTTTACTTATGTGGCATATTTCAAATGAGTATGGCGGTGAATGTCATTGCGACCTATGCCAGGACGCATTTAGAGGATGGCTTAAAAAGAAATATAACAACGACTTAAAATCTTTAAACGACGCATGGTGGGGCCCTTTCTGGAGCCACACTTTCACAGATTGGTCGCAAATTGAATCCCCTTCTTCAATCGGAGAAAGCATGGTTCACGGCTTAAATCTAGATTGGCGCCGTTTTGTTACCGACCAAACCATTGATTTCTTTGAAAATGAGATTGTTCCGATTAAAGAATTAACCCCAGAGGTTCCCATTACAACAAACTTTATGGCGGACACACATGAGTTAATCCCATTCCAAGCGCTGGATTATAGCAAATTTGCAAAGCATTTGGATGTTATCAGCTGGGATGCTTATCCTGCTTGGCATAATGATTGGGAGAGCACAGCGGATTTAGCAATGAGAGTAGGCTTTATTGATGATTTATATCGTTCCCTAAAGCAGCAGCCATTTTTACTAATGGAATCCACTCCAAGCATGGTTAACTGGCACCCAGTCAACAAAGCGAAACGACCTGGCATGCATATGCTTGCTTCGATGCAAATGGTGGCACATGGCTCTGATAGTGTTCTTTACTTCCAATGGCGGAAATCCCGCGGCTCTTCGGAAAAATTCCATGGTGCCGTTGTCGATCATGACAATAGTTCAGAAAACCGCGTATTCCAAGAAGTTGCCGAAGTCGGTAAAACGCTTGAAAAACTTTCCGATATTGTTGGTACTAATCGTCCTGCTGAAGTCGCGATATTCTATGATTGGGAAAGCAATTGGGCACTTAATGATGCACAAGGATACGGGTTGGAAACAAAACGTTATCCGCAAACCTTGGTTCAGCATTATCGGGCTTTCTGGGAAAAGGATATTCCCGTTGATGTCATTACGAAGGAACAGGATTTTTCGAACTATAAATTATTGATTATTCCAATGCTTTATTTAGTCAGTGAAGAAACAATTGCACGTCTTAAGGCTTTTGTGGCCGGCGGCGGTACGTTAGTAACGACGTATATTAGCGGCATTGTTAATGAACATGATTTAACCTATACGGGCGGGTGGCACAAGGATCTGCAAGATATTTTTGGAATCAATCCCGTGGAAACAGATACGTACTATCCAAGTGATAGAAATGCTGTGGCCTATCGCAATCAATCTTACGAATTAAAAGATTATGCAACGATTATTAAGGTTGGAAAAGCAACAGTGGAAGCCACCTATACCGATGATTTCTATGCAGGAACACCGGCGGTAACAAGCAATAAGTATCAAGGTGGAAAAGCCTACTACATTGGCGGCCGACTAGAAGACCAGTTCCAACGTGACTTCTACCAAGAATTGATCAATGATCTGTCACTTGAACCAGCCTTTAAAGTAAATCACGGGCTAGGCGTTTCCGTTCAAGTTCGACAATCAGTAGAAAGTGACTACGTATTCGTCATGAACTTTACAGAGGAAAAACAGCCGATCACCATCGAAACACCAGTAACAGACCATCTTACCGGTGAAGAGCTATCAGGTGAATTCACCCTAGAAAAATATGAAGTAAGAATCCTTGAGAAGAGGAAATAG